The Apostichopus japonicus isolate 1M-3 chromosome 6, ASM3797524v1, whole genome shotgun sequence genome contains a region encoding:
- the LOC139968830 gene encoding zinc finger SWIM domain-containing protein 8-like: MDRVMDLESFLEYSTEWDDQGDHQSFEDSDRFEDESYDSMGSDTESLCPNNWRGWKKPGGSERSSDRPVNLNVGPSVSTITVMEESDPEVLPLCELAAITVAHHIPFEVVEKMYPTIPENLQLRIAFWSFPENEEDIRLYSCLANGSPDEFSKGELLVRSKLLENVLQIGFHLGCTIDSFNVAITFDRCRISSCSCTCNTVSKWCSHVVALCLHRMQQPEALCIRAPVSESLSRLQRDQLQKFAQYLISELPQQILPTAQKLLDELLMSETSLINTVAGAPDPTAGPSATELTRWFLDETTLHDNIKKTLTKFSGPQPVVLSDVNSLHLPSTAPVASLEYTNLLKPLRGREPEGIWNLLSIVKEMMRRRDSNAMLLLKVITEECLGCEQIVVWWFYTRTSALHSQCGNHGHRANSNSQLATAQHAGASMCDEIVNLWRLACLDPMLSPEDRHTHEQQLRQWHLQVLKARGLNFTISGSSSGGNKVRKVDVEIFNGFKPAIEACLLDWSDFPIPGITYLESDVTSDLTKDKIDTDDSGDGDSSETQKGESTQDKGEGSQPLSSFTMESGHQGIISDFRTSTVPTVNLLKDHVSGSSSSRTCSTVNPPEGGISKRTDHSANQADEANALQRLNSSDSGESSSSDKVEGYHTGATMSPTDDSDSDSRAASGSQQTPIAKVATEVGKVQIPAQAATTAAEKSGAKRKTIKANHFDTLDSDLTDSDVPPAKPVKVDTKGQSLPSTSEMEVPKQKETNKQSSDEYHVYFYDTKAKLPETAAKKKEVPPNPFAFIKRTEDGVEIKFARAEALFAHGYTQVACDLAVQLAKQLLESPPELDKAPPQGSSNRNRKKHCYHYSILASMTLHKVNFLGSVLAQIPEYRHLAFRVCMYGLEVARQPASTKAMEVKLNYQEQEIVCLLKRIPLMVTELLIIRNKAQQLCNGTFPSRGDALLPTMLATYIFDALCLPSEIPTASTSGVMATFTSADVTANDMKLGFDAAVAALALKTNISEADNPLLCEGIRRHRGELALSMLVHYKDHPLKHRRILDALLDKQGGKVKGSAQNHTASHHIFPKPTHYPSQKYPVVGGQSNKPDNADSKRLQAEEALNRLSVNDNHHKGNATESRGEESDKAKSLPGPSGYLNNNSAYWEKMLARQQKRSKGMASIDSSAPETTSSDNSPTMGRRFPGGWVKHQGPGSDSGSSGNSSDSLSSSSSGEGISVSRSRGRDSKSPAIQGIPSTLLKIGNGASADNGADSRSSTPSSKGNRKGRRGRHDNIPTVPNQPSEASAFFFFEMAKTVLQKAGGPTSISVYCSSSSRKQSPPHRGLLLCAFEIGLYALRLNNTVQPNWLSRNYSTHVSWITNQANEIGTPAITMLVEGWEGHLTPAEAASVADRASRGMDPNLVRAASELALSCLHHAHALNPNEVNRAIMQCKEQDADMLEKACMAVEHAAKGGDVHPEVLFNVAKQWKWLYDDYHHRQDRSHDDNHANQQQQQQPQENPPQMVQQFHPAPNVPICTAYGLPPQMPQGLRHNYHMGYPDYIPIDPYLVNVNVGIRGFRPRQQHVVGDRRLPVHRPPMGQDARLQWTVPQLCLPHQSACFYHPQQAGNMAPRQALQALPQGNNPMGQPQLGHFNAPGGVGRNGHPLPPSQGPPVIHVGQTMAPPQQPDPGIVYLHAAYRCGMLAIDILKPRLHDERPQSRFSSHPPYGEDIKWLMKIAMKLGTSFLQQFCACVQNAVMSPSVLHCIAWDAAQYLYNTNQTPVQANLRSPFLSPIVQKCVQMYIQCIHQQLYQIRTNDYDDFISMVQRAQQAFMMAPGGLQQFSDFIQSLGRLQPSQGELWTRLSASLSGNVDHNIKQMKS, from the exons ATTATATTCCTGCTTGGCAAATGGAAGTCCTGATGAATTTTCAAAAGGAGAACTTCTCGTGCGAAGTAAACTTTTGGAAAATGTTCTTCAAATAG GGTTTCATCTAGGATGCACCATAGATTCTTTTAATGTTGCTATAACCTTTGACCGGTGTAGAATCTCGTCATGCAGTTGCACCTGTAACACCGTAAGTAAATGGTGCAGCCATGTGGTGGCCCTCTGCTTACACCGTATGCAGCAACCAGAGGCGCTCTGCATCAGGGCCCCAGTGTCGGAATCTCTCTCACGGCTACAGAGGGACCAGCTCCAAAAGTTCGCCCAGTATTTAATAAGCGAGCTTCCTCAACAG ATTTTACCAACGGCTCAGAAGTTACTAGACGAACTGCTGATGTCGGAGACCAGCCTTATCAACACGGTTGCCGGGGCACCAGATCCGACAGCAGGACCCTCGGCAACAGAATTGACCAGATGGTTTCTGGATGAAACAACTCTTCACGATAACATTAAAAAGACTTTAACCAAATTTAGTGGACCACAGCCTGTGGTTTTGAG TGACGTGAACTCCTTGCATTTACCATCGACTGCTCCTGTGGCATCTCTCGAATACACAAACTTACTGAAACCTCTGAGAGGACGAGAACCAGAAGGAATTTGGAATTTGCTCTCAATCGTCAAGGAGATGATGAGAAGAAGAGATAGCAATGCTATGTTACTTCTCAAAGTAATCACGGAAGAATGTTTGGGATGTGAACAG ATCGTCGTCTGGTGGTTTTACACGAGAACGTCCGCTCTTCATTCGCAATGCGGTAACCACGGCCACCGGGCCAACAGCAACAGTCAACTTGCGACGGCTCAGCATGCTGGAGCCAGCATGTGCGATGAGATTGTGAACCTTTGGCGGCTAGCTTGTTTGGACCCCATGCTGAGCCCCGAGGACAGACACACCCACGAACAGCAACTACGCCAGTGGCACCTCCAGGTGCTCAAGGCGAGAGGTCTAAATTTCACCATCTCGGGAAGTAGCAGTGGGGGTAACAAAGTCCGGAAAGTGGACGTGGAAATATTCAACGGCTTCAAACCCGCCATTGAGGCTTGCCTCTTGGACTGGTCAGACTTCCCCATTCCGGGAATCACGTACCTCGAGAGCGACGTGACTTCGGATTTGACGAAGGATAAAATTGATACAGATGACAGTGGAGATGGAGATAGTTCAGAGACTCAGAAAGGGGAGTCCACTCAGGATAAAGGAGAAGGATCGCAGCCTCTTTCATCCTTTACGATGGAAAGCGGCCATCAGGGAATCATTTCAGACTTTAGGACTAGTACCGTTCCGACTGTTAATTTATTGAAAGATCATgttagtggtagtagtagtagtagaactTGTAGTACTGTCAACCCTCCTGAGGGGGGGATTTCAAAGAGAACGGATCACAGTGCAAATCAGGCGGACGAAGCCAATGCTCTGCAGAGGTTGAACTCCTCCGACTCTGGCGAATCCTCCTCCAGTGACAAGGTAGAAGGGTACCACACAGGGGCCACCATGTCCCCGACCGATGACTCTGATTCCGATAGCAGAGCAGCGTCCGGTTCTCAACAGACCCCGATCGCCAAAGTCGCGACCGAGGTGGGAAAAGTCCAAATCCCGGCGCAAGCCGCCACAACGGCGGCCGAGAAAAGCGGAGCTAAGAGGAAGACGATTAAAGCGAATCATTTCGATACATTAGACTCTGACCTGACAGACAGTGATGTCCCGCCTGCTAAACCAGTCAAGGTCGACacaaaaggtcaaagtttaccGAGTACATCGGAGATGGAAGTTCCGAAACAGAAGGAAACCAACAAACAGTCAAGCGATGAATACCACGTTTATTTCTACGATACAAAAGCCAAACTACCAGAGACGGCTGCCAAGAAGAAAGAGGTCCCTCCTAATCCATTCGCTTTTATCAAGAGGACAGAAGATGGAGTGGAG ATCAAGTTTGCCCGAGCGGAAGCCCTCTTCGCCCATGGTTACACTCAGGTCGCCTGTGACCTAGCTGTCCAGCTAGCAAAACAACTTCTCGAGTCTCCACCAGAGTTAGATAAAGCACCTCCACAGGGTTCTTCCAATCGG AACCGAAAGAAGCACTGTTACCATTACAGCATCTTGGCCAGCATGACGTTACACAAGGTTAACTTTCTCGGGAGCGTTCTAGCACAGATCCCCGAATATCGACACCTTGCTTTCAGAGTCTGTATGTATGGCCTTGAGGTTGCTAGGCAACCTGCATCTACTAAGGCTATGGAG GTTAAACTGAATTACCAGGAACAGGAGATTGTCTGTTTATTGAAACGGATTCCTCTCATGGTGACAGAGCTACTGATCATTAGAAACAAGGCCCAACAGCTCTGCAACGGGACGTTCCCATCTCGAGGGGACGCGCTCCTACCGACCATGCTAGCCACGTACATATTTGATGCTCTCTGTCTCCCAT CTGAGATTCCCACTGCTAGTACTTCAGGGGTGATGGCCACCTTCACTAGTGCTGACGTTACTGCTAACGACATGAAACTCGGATTTGATGCCGCCGTGGCAGCATTGGCCTTGAAAACCAACATCAGTGAAGCGGACAACCCGTTACTATGCGAAGGAATCAGGAGACATCGAGGGGAACTCGCTCTCTCTATGTTGGTGCACTACAAAGACCACCCTCTGAAGCATCGAAGG ATCCTGGATGCTTTGTTGGATAAGCAAGGAGGGAAAGTTAAAGGGTCAGCTCAGAATCACACAGCGTCTCATCACATATTTCCCAAGCCCACGCACTACCCGTCTCAGAAGTACCCAGTGGTGGGTGGTCAGAGCAACAAACCAGACAACGCAGATTCCAAGAGATTGCAGGCCGAAGAGGCCCTAAACAGGCTCTCTGTGAACGACAACCATCACAAGGGAAATGCGACAGAATCTAGGGGAGAGGAGTCTGATAAAGCCAAGAGCCTCCCTGGACCGAGTGGGTATCTCAACAATAACAGTGCTTACTGGGAGAAGATGTTAGCCAGACAGCAGAAGAGAAGCAAAG GAATGGCAAGCATTGACAGTAGCGCTCCTGAAACCACCTCCAGCGACAACTCCCCCACCATGGGGCGCAGGTTCCCCGGAGGTTGGGTGAAGCACCAAGGTCCAGGAAGCGACAGTGGAAGCAGTGGTAATTCTAGCGACTCTCTGAGTTCAAGCAGCTCTGGAGAGGGCATCAGCGTCTCCAGGTCAAGAGGAAGAGATAGTAAAAG TCCTGCTATTCAGGGTATCCCTTCCACTCTTCTCAAGATTGGAAATGGCGCTTCCGCTGACAATGGAGCAGACTCGAGAAGTTCCACGCCGAGTTCAAAGGGCAACAG GAAAGGCAGAAGGGGTCGCCATGACAACATACCTACTGTACCCAACCAACCGAGTGAAGCCTCggctttcttcttctttgagaTGGCTAAGACGGTCCTGCAGAAGGCGGGCGGCCCCACCAGCATATCGGTCTACTGTTCCTCGTCGAGTCGGAAGCAATCTCCCCCTCATCGAGGTCTGCTGCTTTGTGCGTTCGAGATCGGTCTTTACGCATTAAGACTCAACAATACAGTCCAACCCAACTGGCTCTCTAGGAATTACTCTACCCACGTGTCCTGGATAACCA ATCAAGCTAACGAGATTGGTACCCCTGCTATAACAATGTTAGTGGAGGGATGGGAGGGCCATCTGACCCCTGCAGAGGCAGCGTCTGTAGCTGACAGGGCCTCTAGAGGAATGGATCCTAACCTTGTGAGAGCAGCCTCAGAACTTGCTTTATCCTGCTTGCATCACGCTCATGCGCTGAACCCCAATGAGGTCAACAGGGCCATTATGCAG TGTAAAGAACAAGACGCGGACATGTTGGAGAAGGCTTGCATGGCAGTGGAACACGCAGCCAAGGGTGGCGATGTTCACCCTGAAGTCTTATTCAATGTGGCCAAGCAGTGGAAGTGGCTCTACGATGACTATCACCACAGGCAAGATAGAAGCCATGACGATAACCATGCCAaccaacagcagcagcagcaaccACAAGAGAATCCTCCACAAATGGTTCAGCAGTTCCATCCTGCCCCTAATGTTCCCATATGTACTGCATATGGTCTTCCCCCACAGATGCCCCAAGGACTCAGACATAACTACCACATGGGGTACCCGGACTACATCCCCATCGATCCCTATCTCGTCAACGTCAATGTCGGTATCCGAGGATTCCGACCCAGACAGCAACATGTGGTCGGAGATCGCAGGCTTCCGGTCCATCGGCCGCCCATGGGGCAGGATGCCAGATTACAGTGGACCGTTCCCCAGCTTTGTCTACCCCATCAGAGTGCATGTTTCTACCATCCACAGCAAGCTGGCAACATGGCACCGAGACAAGCCCTCCAGGCTTTACCCCAGGGCAACAACCCTATGGGGCAACCCCAGTTGGGACACTTCAATGCTCCGGGGGGCGTGGGGAGAAACGGTCACCCACTACCGCCCTCTCAAGGACCTCCAGTGATCCATGTAGGCCAGACCATGGCACCACCTCAACAACCAGACCCTGGAATTGTTTACTTACATGCAGCGTATCGTTGCGGCATGCTCGCTATAGACATTCTCAAGCCAAGGCTCCACGACGAGCGGCCGCAGTCGCGCTTCTCGAGCCACCCTCCATACGGTGAAGATATCAAATGGTTAATGAAGATTGCGATGAAACTAG GCACTAGTTTTCTCCAGCAATTCTGTGCATGCGTCCAGAATGCGGTGATGAGCCCATCGGTTCTACATTGCATAGCGTGGGATGCTGCCCAGTACCTGTACAACACAAACCAGACACCGGTCCAAGCCAATCTCCGTTCCCCGTTCCTCAGTCCCATCGTCCAGAAATGCGTTCAAATGTACATACAGTGTATTCATCAGCAACTATATCAGATAAGAACCAATGACTACGATGATTTTATCAGTATGGTACAGAGGGCCCAACAGGCGTTCATGATGGCCCCAGGAGGCCTTCAACAGTTCAGCGATTTTATTCAGTCGTTAGGACGATTGCAGCCAAGCCAAGGCGAGCTCTGGACTCGGCTGTCGGCGAGCCTATCTGGAAATGTTGATCATAATATAAAGCAGATGAAATCCTGA